One region of Purpureocillium takamizusanense chromosome 4, complete sequence genomic DNA includes:
- the SHP1 gene encoding protein phosphatase regulator (EggNog:ENOG503NW1D~COG:Y), whose protein sequence is MADSDAVDKQKLVKDFRLASGAAEDVAVQYLDAHNWDYVTAVESYFADDDDREDEGAAAGPDYTGPRTLDGRPAPQAYQRPARGTAAQPKRKGVATLGSLGGGSAHHHDDDDEDDDDDEDGDDDGRGNLFAGGEKSGLAVQDPKQQEGSGSRGIINDILAKARANSTRPETADPEAGPSRPSRFRGTGMTLGGEGIESRSIPDPLGPARPSNAQPQERVLHIWHDGFSIDDGDLRRFDDPANQADLAMIRSGRAPLHLMNVQHDQPVDVKLHQHDSAYTPQPKKYRPFGGSGQRLGSPVPGVGGGQTSTQASAATSSAAPAATTSNSAPTVDSAQPTIMLRIQMPDGTRLPARFNTTHTIGDVYGFVQGASPETRSRPWVLATTFPNKDHTDKDLVLGEVPEFKKGGTAVVKWA, encoded by the exons AAGCAGAAGCTTGTCAAGGACTTTCGcttggccagcggcgccgcggaaGACGTG GCTGTCCAGTATCTCGACGCACACAACTGGGACTACGTTACCGCCGTCGAGAGCTACTTtgcggacgatgacgacagggaggatgagggcgcagccgccggacCAGACTATACCGGTCCTCGAACGCTagatggccggccggcgcctcAGGCGTACCAGCGACCTGCccgcggcaccgccgcgcaGCCCAAGAGGAAAGGCGTCGCGACGCTGGGCTCGTTAGGGGGCGGCTCCGCCCAccatcacgacgacgacgacgaagatgatgacgacgatgaagatggcgacgacgatggccgaGGCAATCTTTTTGCGGGCGGCGAAAAGTCTGGTCTGGCCGTGCAGGACCCGAAGCAGCAGGAGGGCAGTGGATCGcgcggcatcatcaacgacATCTTGGCCAAGGCGCGAGC CAACTCTACGCGGCCTGAAACCGCCGATCCAGAGGCCGgcccgtcccgcccgtccCGGTTCCGCGGCACCGGCATgacgctgggcggcgaggggatCGAGAGCCGCAGCATCCCCGACCCTCTcgggcccgcccgccccagcaATGCGCAGCCCCAGGAGCGGGTGCTGCACATCTGGCACGACGGATTCAGCATCGATGATGGCGACCTGCGCCGCTTCGACGACCCGGCTAACCAGGCGGACCTGGCTATGATCCGGTCCGGCAGGGCGCCCCTCCACCTCATGAACGTGCAGCACgaccagcccgtcgacgtcaagCTCCACCAGCACGACAGCGCATATACGCCCCAGCCGAAGAAATACAGACCCTTTGGCGGGAGCGGACAGCGACTCGGCAGTCCCGTGCCAGGCGTGGGCGGTGGCCAGACGTCTACCCAggcctccgccgcgacgtcgagcgctgccccggccgcgacgacgtccaACTCAGCCCCCACAGTGGACAGCGCGCAGCCGACCATCATGCTTCGCATCCAGATGCCTGACGGCACCAGGCTCCCCGCTCGGTTCAACACGACGCACACCATCGGCGATGTATACGGGTTCGTTCAGGGCGCATCGCCGGAGACTCGAAGTCGTCCCTGGgtcttggcgacgacgttTCCCAACAAGGACCACACGGACAAGGACCTGGTGCTAGGAGAGGTTCCCGAGTTCAAGAAGGGCGGAACAGCCGTGGTCAAGTGGGCATAG
- the GTR1 gene encoding GTP-binding protein gtr1 (EggNog:ENOG503NWKP~BUSCO:EOG09264IV9~COG:U), with amino-acid sequence MASSAQPPPPSQHDSSSAADVLTASGSGGASSSTGPPAAAGAEVRNEVKKPKKKKVLLMGKSGSGKSSMRSIIFSNYIARDTRRLGATIDIDLSHVKFLGNLTLNLWDCGGQEAFMENYLSQQRVHVFSNVGVLIYVFDIESRDVDRDLATYVSILSALLQFSPSANIYVLIHKMDLVVPSARESVYDERVRLVKQKTAEYVASVGSGDVASSAAAADLTPFATSIWDQSLYKAWASIIHDLVPNLPVIERNLANLGVAIEAEELLLFERTSFLAVSSWTSPEGHRNPTEDRLERMSNIMKHFKQSISRFTGTPRNAEQFIRMEHKAGMRFNLFILKFTTNTYLMVVLPPGEARFNAAMLNCQIAIEHFKFLDGPVSQVTGAPAPAAAA; translated from the exons ATGGCTTCGTCggcacagccgccgccgccgtcgcagcacgacagctcctcggcggccgacgtcctcaccgccagcggcagcggcggcgcttcctcgtcgaccggaccgcccgccgccgccggggccgaggtGCGCAACGAGGTTAAGAAGccaaagaagaaaaaggtgCTGCTCATGGGCAAGTCGGGCTCCGGGAAGTCGAGCATGCGCAGCATCATCTTTAGCAACTACATAGCCCGCGACACACGTCGATT GGGCGCCACCATCGACATCGACCTCTCGCACGTCAAGTTCCTCGGCAACCTGACGCTCAACCTCTGGGACTGCGGCGGGCAAGAGGCCTTTATGGAAAACTACCTCTCGCAGCAGCGCGTGCACGTCTTCTCcaacgtcggcgtcctcatcTACGTCTTCGACATCGAGtcgcgcgacgtcgaccgcGACCTCGCCACCTACGTCTCCATCCTCTCGGCCCTGCTGCAGTTCTCCCCCTCGGCCAACATCTACGTCCTCATCCACAAGATGGACCTGGTCGTCCCCTCGGCCCGCGAGAGCGTCTacgacgagcgcgtccgCCTCGTCAAGCAGAAGACGGCCGAGTACGTCGCCTCGGTCGGCAGCGGGGAcgtggccagcagcgccgccgccgccgacctcacCCCCTTTGCCACCTCCATCTGGGACCAGAGCCTCTACAAGGCCTGGGCCTCCATCATACACGACCTCGTCCCCAACCTGCCCGTCATCGAGCGCAACCTCGCcaacctcggcgtcgccatcgaggccgaggagctgctgctctttGAGCGCAcctccttcctcgccgtctcctcgtgGACCTCGCCCGAGGGCCACCGCAACCCCACCGAGGACCGCCTCGAGCGCATGTCCAACATCATGAAGCACTTCAAGCAGAGCATCTCGCGCTTCACCGGCACCCCCCGCAACGCCGAGCAGTTTATCCGCATGGAGCACAAGGCCGGCATGCGCTTCAATCTCTTCATTCTCAAGTTCACCACCAACACCTACCTCATGGTCGTCCTCCCGCCGGGAGAGGCCCGCTtcaacgccgccatgctcaaCTGCCAAATCGCCATCGAGCACTTCAAGTTCCTCGACGGGCCCGTGTCCCAAGTGACGGGggctcccgctcccgcagcggcggcttgA
- a CDS encoding uncharacterized protein (TransMembrane:10 (i68-86o106-126i138-155o161-183i204-220o226-244i278-296o316-338i347-364o443-465i)~COG:E~COG:G~COG:P~EggNog:ENOG503NXDP) gives MSTARVEQADDLAKGTLATARQSLRDLFIWKKRVVVSNEYGETRCEWHEADRFVNPVSLMAQLSAKDWLFFLVGFCSWTADAFDFHALSIQTVKLSKYYGRSKTDITTAITLTLLLRSVGAAVFGLAGDKWGRKWPMVANMIILGLLQIATIYSSQFSQFLAVRSLFGLFMGGVYGNAIAMALEQCPANARGLMSGILQQGYSFGYVLAACANLGVGGSVDSWKTVFWIGAGISIAVGLVRIPFPESHQFLEAKKAGKKSTSPGAFWRETKKMLAQEWKMCIYCVILMTWFNYYSHTSQDSYTTFMLTQKELDNAGASRASILMKAGACVGGCIIGYLSQFVGRRRAIIVSALMSAVLIPAWILPEGERALSATGFFMQFFVQGAWGVVPIHLNELSPVAYRSTFPGVTYQVGNMISSPSAQIVNAVAEKTFVTLKNGDRAEAYGPVMGIATVIIALGIVFTTMFGPERRGRNFENKVAGVDSDASSKVLDEEAADDEKGGRVELEERK, from the exons atgtcgacggcgcgggtcgagcaggccgacgaccTGGCCAAGGGCACCCTGGCCACGGCCAGGCAGTCGCTGCGCGACCTCTTCATCTGGAAGAAGCGCGTGGTCGTGTCCAACGAGTACGGCGAGACGCGCTGCGAGTGGCACGAGGCGGACCGCTTCGTCAACCCCGTGAGCCTCATGGCGCAGCTGTCGGCCAAGGACtggctcttcttcctcgtcggcttcTGCTCCTGGACGGCCGACGCCTTCGACTTCCACGCCCTGTCCATCCAGACCGTCAAGCTGTCCAAGTACTACGGCCGCTCCAAGACGGACATtaccaccgccatcaccctgacgctgctgctgcggtccgtcggcgccgccgtctttggcctcgcgggcgacaAATGGGGTCGCAAGTGGCCCATGGTCGCCAACATGATTATCCTGGGCCTGCTGCAAATTGCCACCATCTACAGCTCCCAGTTTTCGCAGTTCCTCGCCGTGCGCAGTCTCTTTGGGCTGTTCATGGGCGGCGTGTACGGaaacgccatcgccatggcgctcgAGCAGTGCCC GGCTAATGCGCGTGGCCTCATGTCCGGCATCCTGCAGCAGGGCTACTCGTTCGGCTACGTCTTGGCTGCGTGCGCCAACCTTGGCGTGGGCGGTAGCGTCGACTCGTGGAAGACGGTTTTCTGGATCGGCG CCGGCATCTCCATCGCCGTGGGCCTCGTGCGCATCCCGTTCCCCGAATCCCACCAGTTCCTCGAGGCCAAAAAGGCAGGCAAgaagtcgacgtcgccgggaGCCTTTTGGcgcgagacgaagaagatgcTCGCGCAGGAGTGGAAGATGTGCATCTACTGCGTGATCCTCATGACGTGGTTCAACTACTACTCGCACACGTCGCAGGACTCGTACACGACCTTTATGCTGACGCAAAAGGAGCTGGACAATGCGGGGGCGTCGCGAGCGTCGATCCTGATGAAGGCGGGCGCGTGCGTAGGCGGCTGCATCATCGGCTACCTCAGCCAGTTCgtgggacggcggcgcgccatcatcgtgTCGGCGCTGATGTCGGCGGTGCTTATCCCCGCGTGGATCTtgcccgagggcgagcgcgcgctgAGCGCGACGGGCTTCTTCATGCAGTTCTTCGTGCAGGGCGCCTGGGGGGTCGTCCCCATCCACCTCAACGAGCTGTCGCCCGTGGCGTATCGCTCTACGTTCCCCGGCGTCACGTACCAGGTCGGCAACATGatctcctcgccgtcggcgcagATTGTcaatgccgtcgccgagaagACGTTTGTCACGCTCAAGAACGGCGACAGGGCCGAGGCCTACGGGCCGGTCATGGGCATcgccaccgtcatcatcgccctcggtATCGTCTTCACCACCATGTTCGGCCCCGAGAGGCGCGGCCGCAACTTTGAGAACAaggtggccggcgtcgacagcgaCGCGTCGAGCAAGGTCctcgacgaagaggccgccgacgatgaaaAGGGCGGACGCGTTGAGCTGGAAGAGAGGAAGTAG